From the Candidatus Deferrimicrobium sp. genome, the window TGCCGGGGAGGAGGAAGGCGGAGGCGAAAACGTACGGCAACGCCGAAGGCATCGTGGACGGCTCCATTTCATCGGATCGTTGCAGGTCGACGGGCCGGGCGCTGAAACGGAGGTCACGGTCCTACGAGGTCACGGTCCTACCGAGAAGGGGACGTTACAGGAAATCCGGAGGAAGGTCAAGCGGAGTCCAGCACCTCGCGAACCTTCCGGGCGAGATCTTCAGGGGTGAACGGCTTCTTTAAAAAGGGGATCCCGTCCTCCACGACGCCGCGGCGGAGGATGACGTCGTCGGTGTATCCCGACATGTATAAGATCCGGAGGTCCGGGCGAAGGGGCCGGATCCGCTCGGCGAGTTCCCTCCCGTTCATCTTCGGCATCGCCACGTCGGTCAGCAGCAGGTGAATCTCCCCACGATGGGCTTCGGAGAGCAGCAGCGCCTCGCGGCCGTTCCCCGCCTCGAGCACCCTGTAGCCGTTCCCCGACAGGATCTCACGGGCGAACCGCCGCACCGTCTCCTCATCCTCGGCCAGGAGGACCGTCTCGGTCCCGGGGGAAGGGTGAGGGAGGAACGGCCGAACCGCTCCCTGACCGCCGTCTTCGGGATCCTCGACCTGCGGCAGGTAAATGAGAAACGTCGACCCGCTGTCGGCCGCGCTGTTCACCCGGATGTGCCCGCCGCTCTGCTGTACGATGCCGTAGACCGTCGCCAGGCCAAGTCCGGACCCTTTTCCCCTCTCTTTCGTGGTGAAAAACGGTTCAAACAGGTGCGCCTGGGTCTCTTCGTCCATCCCGTGTCCCGTGTCCGCCACGGAGAGGAGCACGTGCGGTCCCGGGCGCACCCCGGGGTGGGCGACGGTGTAGGCGGGGGAGAGCTCGGCGTCGGCCGTCGCGATCG encodes:
- a CDS encoding ATP-binding protein produces the protein NRRKDGTLFEEDAVISPVRDATGRVVNYVAVKRDVTDVRRMEEQLRQSQKMEAVGRLAGGVAHDFNNLLTSISGYSDLLLHRLPEYSTLRRDVEEIRKAGDRAAMLTRQLLAFSRRQILQPKVLGLNAVVTNMGQTLRRLVGEDIVLSTDLSPSLSRVKADPDQIEQVIVNLVLNARDAMPNGGRITIATADAELSPAYTVAHPGVRPGPHVLLSVADTGHGMDEETQAHLFEPFFTTKERGKGSGLGLATVYGIVQQSGGHIRVNSAADSGSTFLIYLPQVEDPEDGGQGAVRPFLPHPSPGTETVLLAEDEETVRRFAREILSGNGYRVLEAGNGREALLLSEAHRGEIHLLLTDVAMPKMNGRELAERIRPLRPDLRILYMSGYTDDVILRRGVVEDGIPFLKKPFTPEDLARKVREVLDSA